Proteins found in one Candidatus Zixiibacteriota bacterium genomic segment:
- a CDS encoding archease translates to MTRRGNTADPRVGVREIDHTADVGIEVTARDARELFREAARGLFALIADTSRVGEVEERELAAEGDGVEELLHSWLCEALALFNSERFIGKSCAIALLDDKTVAGRLRGERLDPDRHRFRTEIKGVTYHGFEVRRERGLWRARVIFDV, encoded by the coding sequence ATGACCCGACGCGGCAATACGGCTGACCCTCGCGTCGGGGTCCGGGAGATCGACCATACCGCCGACGTCGGGATCGAGGTCACGGCGCGCGATGCTCGGGAGCTTTTCCGCGAGGCCGCAAGGGGGCTCTTCGCGCTGATCGCCGACACCTCGCGGGTGGGAGAGGTCGAGGAGCGGGAGCTGGCGGCGGAGGGAGACGGGGTCGAGGAGCTGCTGCATAGCTGGCTGTGCGAGGCGCTCGCCCTGTTCAATTCGGAGCGCTTCATCGGCAAGAGCTGCGCGATCGCGCTTCTCGACGACAAGACCGTCGCCGGCCGGCTGCGGGGAGAGAGGCTCGATCCCGACCGCCATCGCTTCCGTACGGAAATCAAGGGCGTCACCTATCACGGTTTCGAGGTCCGGCGGGAGCGCGGGCTGTGGCGCGCCCGGGTGATTTTCGACGTCTGA